A single genomic interval of Nocardioides nitrophenolicus harbors:
- a CDS encoding response regulator, with amino-acid sequence MSDTTTVLLIDDHELIRDGLGAVIDLEPDLNVVATAGSVGEGIQRAREVRPDVVITDLQMQDGTGLDVVRTLRKESDDIGLIVLTMHSGDEQIFAAMQAGASGFVGKDAPSTEVIKAARHAAVSPRAFVCAGLVGAMMRRQSAESTALTEREHDVLLLLAEGLNAAAIGAQLYLSESTTKSHIARIYQKLGAANRAQALVTAMRIGLLSTVQPAAR; translated from the coding sequence ATGAGCGACACCACGACGGTCCTCCTGATCGACGACCACGAGCTGATCCGCGACGGCCTCGGCGCCGTCATCGACCTCGAGCCCGACCTCAACGTCGTCGCCACGGCGGGGTCGGTCGGCGAGGGGATCCAGCGCGCCCGCGAGGTGCGGCCCGACGTCGTGATCACCGACCTGCAGATGCAGGACGGCACCGGGCTCGACGTGGTCCGCACCCTGCGCAAGGAGAGCGACGACATCGGTCTCATCGTGCTGACGATGCACTCCGGTGACGAGCAGATCTTCGCCGCCATGCAGGCCGGCGCCTCCGGCTTCGTCGGCAAGGACGCCCCCTCCACCGAGGTGATCAAGGCGGCCCGCCATGCCGCCGTCTCGCCCCGGGCCTTCGTCTGCGCGGGCCTGGTGGGCGCGATGATGCGCCGGCAGTCCGCGGAGTCGACCGCGCTGACCGAGCGTGAGCACGACGTGCTGCTGCTGCTCGCCGAGGGCCTCAACGCCGCCGCGATCGGCGCCCAGCTGTACCTCTCCGAGTCCACCACGAAGTCCCACATCGCCCGGATCTACCAGAAGCTGGGCGCCGCCAACCGCGCCCAGGCACTGGTCACCGCCATGCGGATCGGGCTGCTCTCGACCGTGCAGCCGGCGGCGCGCTGA
- the cpaB gene encoding Flp pilus assembly protein CpaB: MLLVVAAVIAALGVALVFVFARGAESRAAEKYQTTKVVTVAAGKTVVAGESIASALKTNKLTETDVPQGQVLENALRQSDLGDLDGKVALTTLYAGEQLLSTKFGGVGDPVDVASLPLPTGMIAKPESFDLPVGAFIEPGSQLAVFLTVNPSTPTCLLIDRVTVLSKGGQTETATDGSSDSAEKAAPALHLAVTQKQFEWLQDGRERGELSVALLNAESDVQLDKTGPCATIRDSE, from the coding sequence TTGTTGCTCGTCGTCGCCGCGGTGATCGCCGCGCTCGGCGTCGCGCTGGTCTTCGTCTTCGCGCGGGGCGCGGAGTCGCGGGCCGCGGAGAAGTACCAGACGACGAAGGTCGTCACCGTGGCCGCCGGGAAGACGGTGGTCGCGGGCGAGAGCATCGCCTCGGCGCTGAAGACCAACAAGCTCACCGAGACCGACGTGCCGCAGGGCCAGGTCCTGGAGAACGCGCTGCGCCAGAGCGACCTGGGCGATCTCGACGGCAAGGTCGCGCTGACCACGCTGTACGCCGGCGAGCAGCTGCTGTCCACCAAGTTCGGCGGCGTCGGCGACCCGGTCGACGTGGCCTCGCTGCCGCTGCCCACGGGCATGATCGCCAAGCCGGAGTCCTTCGACCTCCCGGTCGGCGCGTTCATCGAGCCCGGCTCGCAGCTCGCCGTCTTCCTGACGGTCAACCCGAGCACGCCCACCTGCCTGCTCATCGACCGCGTCACCGTCCTCTCGAAGGGCGGGCAGACCGAGACCGCCACCGACGGCAGCAGTGACAGCGCCGAGAAGGCCGCGCCGGCCCTCCACCTCGCCGTGACCCAGAAGCAGTTCGAATGGCTGCAGGACGGTCGCGAGCGCGGCGAGCTGTCCGTGGCCCTGCTCAACGCAGAGAGCGACGTCCAGCTCGACAAGACGGGCCCCTGCGCCACCATCCGCGACAGCGAGTGA
- a CDS encoding CpaF family protein has protein sequence MSSLSERLAAARREAAAQGRHAAAPAADAALLADVVGATEPAAPAPAAPPTSPASDGEAPASGQKTPGPLSSRAAAAGADGKPGRRIAGTETDRLEDLKSSVHTELIKQLGPHLYDAEMDQEELDQTVRTVLSDVLGAQDRPLSAADRVRVTQEITDDILGYGPIDPYLRDPEVSEVMVNGHDEVWLEKDGRLVKAEAHFADEAHLRRTIDKIVSRIGRRVDESSPMVDARLPDGSRVNAIVPPLAIDGSALTIRKFSTDPLTVQDLINFGSLTPQTADFLDACVRGRLNVIVSGGTGAGKTTTLNVLSSFIPTDERIVTIEDAAELQLKQDHVVRLESRPANIEGKGAVTIRDLVRNSLRMRPDRIVVGEVRDASALDMLQAMNTGHDGSICTLHSNGPRDTLARMETMVLMAGMDLPIRAIREQVASAVDLIVHQTRFKDGSRRITHITEVERMEGDIITLQDIFVFDNSAGFDENGRILGRLRSTGLRPKFLEKLAYANVAVDPTIFRTERI, from the coding sequence ATGTCGAGCCTCTCCGAGCGCCTCGCCGCGGCCCGCCGCGAGGCCGCGGCCCAGGGCCGCCACGCCGCAGCGCCGGCCGCCGACGCCGCGCTCCTCGCCGACGTGGTCGGCGCGACCGAGCCCGCCGCGCCCGCACCAGCCGCACCACCCACCTCGCCCGCGTCGGACGGCGAGGCGCCCGCCTCCGGGCAGAAGACCCCCGGCCCGCTCTCGTCCCGGGCCGCCGCGGCGGGTGCCGACGGCAAGCCGGGACGCCGGATCGCCGGCACCGAGACCGACCGCCTCGAGGACCTCAAGTCCAGCGTGCACACCGAGCTGATCAAGCAGCTCGGCCCGCACCTGTACGACGCGGAGATGGACCAGGAGGAGCTGGACCAGACCGTCCGCACCGTCCTGTCCGACGTCCTCGGCGCGCAGGACCGCCCGCTCAGCGCGGCCGACCGGGTCCGGGTGACCCAGGAGATCACCGACGACATCCTCGGCTACGGCCCGATCGACCCCTACCTGCGCGACCCCGAGGTCTCCGAGGTCATGGTCAACGGCCACGACGAGGTCTGGCTGGAGAAGGACGGCCGACTGGTCAAGGCCGAGGCGCACTTCGCCGACGAGGCGCACCTGCGCCGCACCATCGACAAGATCGTGTCGCGCATCGGCCGCCGCGTCGACGAGTCCTCCCCCATGGTCGACGCGCGCCTGCCCGACGGCAGCCGCGTCAACGCCATCGTGCCGCCGCTGGCGATCGACGGCTCCGCGCTGACCATCCGCAAGTTCTCCACCGACCCGCTGACCGTCCAGGACCTGATCAACTTCGGCTCCCTGACCCCGCAGACCGCCGACTTCCTCGACGCCTGCGTGCGCGGGCGACTGAACGTGATCGTGTCCGGCGGCACCGGCGCCGGCAAGACGACCACCCTCAACGTACTGTCGTCGTTCATCCCGACCGACGAGCGGATCGTCACCATCGAGGACGCCGCCGAGCTCCAGCTCAAGCAGGACCACGTGGTGCGGCTCGAGTCGCGCCCGGCCAACATCGAGGGCAAGGGCGCGGTGACCATCCGCGACCTGGTCCGCAACAGCCTGCGCATGCGCCCCGACCGGATCGTCGTCGGCGAGGTCCGCGACGCCTCGGCGCTCGACATGCTCCAGGCCATGAACACCGGCCACGACGGCTCGATCTGCACCCTGCACTCCAACGGCCCCCGCGACACGCTGGCCCGCATGGAGACGATGGTGCTGATGGCCGGCATGGACCTGCCGATCCGCGCGATCCGCGAGCAGGTCGCCTCGGCCGTCGACCTGATCGTGCACCAGACGCGCTTCAAGGACGGCTCGCGCCGGATCACCCACATCACCGAGGTGGAGCGGATGGAGGGCGACATCATCACCCTCCAGGACATCTTCGTCTTCGACAACTCCGCCGGCTTCGACGAGAACGGCCGGATCCTCGGCCGGCTGCGCTCCACCGGCCTGCGGCCCAAGTTCCTGGAGAAGCTGGCCTACGCCAACGTCGCCGTCGACCCCACGATCTTCCGGACGGAACGCATCTGA
- a CDS encoding type II secretion system F family protein yields MLLLLAFVLFVAAIAATGAAFAKEPPSGLARALEALERSGQAGHELAEQADQPFADRILAPFQARALALGRRLTGADKADRIRRRLDFAGNPRGWTIDRVLSMKVLCAVVLPVVVVAYGLLLGGSFTVLLVVAVAAALLGFVGPDLYLYNKAAHRADQMRRTLADAVDLLTISVEAGLGFDAAVQQVARNTTGPIAEEFSRVLREMQLGMSRSEALKAMGARSNVEDLNTFVGSMVQADAFGIPIAQVLRVQSSEIRVKRRQYAEEKAQQVPVKIMVPLIFFILPCLFVVVMGPAVLNALDAFNGK; encoded by the coding sequence ATGCTGCTCCTGCTCGCATTCGTGCTGTTCGTCGCGGCGATCGCCGCCACCGGCGCTGCCTTCGCCAAGGAGCCGCCGAGCGGGCTCGCCCGCGCTCTCGAGGCCCTCGAGCGGTCCGGTCAGGCCGGCCACGAGCTGGCCGAGCAGGCCGACCAGCCCTTCGCCGACCGGATCCTCGCGCCCTTCCAGGCCCGGGCCCTGGCCCTCGGGCGGCGGCTGACCGGTGCCGACAAGGCCGACCGGATCCGGCGCCGGCTCGACTTCGCCGGCAACCCGCGCGGCTGGACCATCGACCGGGTGCTGTCCATGAAGGTGCTGTGCGCGGTCGTGCTCCCGGTCGTCGTGGTGGCCTACGGGCTGCTCCTGGGCGGCTCGTTCACCGTGCTGCTCGTGGTCGCCGTCGCCGCCGCGCTGCTGGGCTTCGTCGGCCCCGACCTCTACCTGTACAACAAGGCCGCCCACCGCGCCGACCAGATGAGGCGCACCCTGGCCGACGCCGTCGACCTGCTCACCATCAGCGTGGAGGCCGGTCTCGGCTTCGACGCGGCGGTCCAGCAGGTCGCGCGCAACACCACCGGCCCGATCGCCGAGGAGTTCTCCCGGGTGCTGCGCGAGATGCAGCTCGGCATGAGCCGCTCCGAGGCGCTCAAGGCGATGGGCGCCCGGAGCAATGTCGAGGACCTCAACACCTTCGTCGGCTCGATGGTGCAGGCCGACGCCTTCGGCATCCCGATCGCCCAGGTGCTGCGCGTGCAGTCCAGCGAGATCCGGGTCAAGCGGCGCCAGTACGCCGAGGAGAAGGCCCAGCAGGTGCCGGTGAAGATCATGGTCCCGCTGATCTTCTTCATCCTCCCCTGCCTGTTCGTCGTCGTCATGGGGCCTGCCGTGCTGAACGCACTCGACGCGTTCAACGGCAAGTGA
- a CDS encoding AAA family ATPase encodes MPVLVEQDPSLVDSLVRAMPTGSHAVASAERALAWLDQHPDEYVVALGPTVDLGAALATAEELRIKRPTVSVVLVRDHFDTDVLTKAMHAGVRDVVVAGGDEKALTSAVERAHQLYQALRGPGGARQLGRVVTVFSPKGGVGKTTSSVNLALALTDRGARKVCLVDLDLAFGDVAITMQLFPTHSIEQAVGSEDSIDLAMLEGLLTRHQDSLTVLAAPAHPDVRERVTPLLISRILRALRDGFDYIVVDTSPSFDDATLTALDETDECVIVATLDVPTLKNVKVALETMDMLSIARGHRHLLLNRADDEVGISVEKVESILNMPVSAQVATAVDIAAATNAGTPIVSHKPGHPASLAYAHLAASVTGEPVPAPSSAVQEPPEPPRSRGLFRRGRG; translated from the coding sequence ATGCCGGTTCTCGTCGAACAGGATCCGTCGCTCGTCGACAGCCTGGTGCGCGCCATGCCCACCGGTTCCCACGCGGTCGCCTCGGCCGAGCGGGCCCTGGCCTGGCTCGACCAGCACCCGGACGAGTACGTCGTGGCCCTCGGCCCGACCGTCGACCTCGGCGCCGCCCTGGCCACCGCCGAGGAGCTGCGCATCAAGCGCCCCACGGTCAGCGTCGTCCTGGTCCGCGACCACTTCGACACCGACGTCCTGACCAAGGCGATGCACGCCGGCGTCCGCGACGTCGTGGTCGCGGGCGGCGACGAGAAGGCGCTCACCAGCGCCGTCGAGCGCGCCCACCAGCTCTACCAGGCGCTCCGCGGCCCGGGCGGCGCCCGCCAGCTCGGCCGGGTCGTCACCGTCTTCTCCCCCAAGGGCGGCGTCGGCAAGACGACCTCGTCGGTCAACCTGGCGCTCGCGCTGACCGACCGGGGCGCCCGCAAGGTGTGCCTGGTCGACCTGGACCTGGCGTTCGGCGACGTCGCGATCACGATGCAGCTGTTCCCCACGCACTCGATCGAGCAGGCCGTCGGCTCGGAGGACTCGATCGACCTCGCGATGCTGGAGGGCCTGCTCACCCGGCACCAGGACTCCCTGACCGTCCTGGCCGCACCGGCCCACCCCGACGTCCGCGAGCGGGTCACGCCGCTGCTCATCTCCCGCATCCTGCGGGCCCTGCGCGACGGCTTCGACTACATCGTGGTCGACACCTCGCCGTCCTTCGACGACGCCACCCTGACCGCGCTGGACGAGACCGACGAGTGCGTGATCGTCGCGACCCTCGACGTGCCGACGCTGAAGAACGTCAAGGTCGCCCTCGAGACCATGGACATGCTGTCCATCGCCCGCGGCCACCGGCACCTGCTCCTCAACCGCGCCGACGACGAGGTCGGCATCAGCGTGGAGAAGGTCGAGAGCATCCTCAACATGCCGGTCAGCGCACAGGTCGCCACGGCCGTCGACATCGCCGCCGCCACCAACGCCGGAACGCCCATCGTCTCGCACAAGCCCGGCCACCCCGCGAGCCTGGCCTACGCCCACCTCGCCGCGTCGGTCACCGGCGAGCCGGTGCCCGCGCCGTCGTCCGCCGTCCAGGAGCCGCCCGAGCCGCCGCGCTCCCGCGGCCTGTTCCGGCGCGGGAGGGGCTGA
- a CDS encoding sensor histidine kinase: MPSSQTYAVVGAARLFALLAIGGPIVWFHQEQGLMALAAVGAVWVYQAVTATRRELELSLSPMTEGAAIGIVCALAMSDAPVILAALVVPPLYATAVAGVRTMIRTVLVELIAVVALGLMWWETITADQAVAIFTWSMAGLGLSLIAAVTFSSDRVPDPLAPYRDAQEHLRQLLELAGSLSSGLDVGALAGELLSQVSDDIPNRGLVVYVPRGETLTPVASTIDADSADAVAAETLAGDVRIRDGGDARPVQIGEGFAFRASDHAIVAGLRPVGADVSRPLPLSATVADLTDISVKLDAALLFAQFRDAATADERNRLAREMHDGVAQDIASLGYIIDALAARPADEQQAKALGMLRERVSKVVAEVRQSVMNLRTSIGESESLGAAISNVARHLSESSGIPIRVRLDEQPTRLRPEVEAELFRIAQEAMNNAVKHARATSIDVRCQVYAPEAIITVTDDGVGLQAARADSHGLKIMRERARLIGAELVVRDNASRGLTVSVALKIPRSAGASGDSPILTEQR; the protein is encoded by the coding sequence ATGCCGAGCAGCCAGACGTACGCCGTCGTCGGCGCCGCGCGTCTGTTCGCGCTGCTGGCGATCGGCGGCCCGATCGTCTGGTTCCATCAGGAGCAGGGGCTGATGGCGCTCGCCGCCGTCGGCGCGGTGTGGGTCTACCAGGCGGTGACCGCGACCCGCCGCGAGCTCGAGCTGTCGCTGAGCCCGATGACCGAGGGCGCCGCGATCGGGATCGTCTGCGCCCTGGCCATGTCCGACGCGCCGGTCATCCTCGCGGCCCTGGTCGTGCCACCGCTCTACGCGACCGCCGTCGCCGGCGTCCGCACCATGATCCGCACCGTGCTCGTCGAGCTGATCGCCGTCGTCGCGCTGGGCCTGATGTGGTGGGAGACCATCACCGCCGACCAGGCGGTCGCGATCTTCACCTGGTCGATGGCGGGGCTGGGGCTGAGCCTGATCGCCGCGGTCACCTTCAGCTCCGACCGGGTCCCCGACCCGCTCGCGCCGTACCGCGACGCCCAGGAGCACCTGCGCCAGCTGCTCGAGCTCGCGGGCAGCCTCAGCTCGGGCCTCGACGTCGGCGCGCTCGCCGGCGAGCTGCTGAGCCAGGTCAGCGACGACATCCCCAACCGGGGACTGGTCGTCTACGTGCCACGCGGCGAGACGCTCACCCCGGTCGCCTCGACCATCGACGCCGACTCCGCCGACGCCGTCGCGGCCGAGACCCTCGCCGGCGACGTCCGGATCCGCGACGGCGGCGACGCGCGACCGGTCCAGATCGGCGAGGGCTTCGCGTTCCGGGCCAGCGACCACGCGATCGTCGCCGGGCTGCGCCCGGTCGGCGCCGACGTCTCCCGGCCGCTGCCGCTGAGCGCCACGGTCGCCGACCTCACCGACATCTCGGTGAAGCTGGACGCCGCCCTGCTCTTCGCCCAGTTCCGCGACGCCGCCACCGCCGACGAGCGCAACCGGCTGGCCCGCGAGATGCACGACGGCGTCGCCCAGGACATCGCGTCGCTCGGCTACATCATCGACGCGCTGGCCGCCCGGCCCGCCGACGAGCAGCAGGCCAAGGCCCTCGGCATGCTGCGTGAGCGGGTATCGAAAGTCGTCGCCGAGGTACGGCAGTCGGTGATGAACCTGCGCACCAGCATCGGCGAGAGCGAGAGCCTCGGCGCGGCGATCAGCAATGTCGCGCGCCACCTCTCCGAGTCCTCCGGCATCCCGATCCGGGTCCGGCTCGACGAGCAGCCGACCCGGCTGCGCCCCGAGGTGGAGGCCGAGCTGTTCCGGATCGCCCAGGAGGCGATGAACAACGCCGTCAAGCACGCCCGGGCCACCTCGATCGACGTCCGGTGCCAGGTCTACGCCCCGGAGGCGATCATCACGGTCACCGACGACGGCGTCGGGCTGCAGGCGGCGCGCGCGGACTCGCACGGACTCAAGATCATGCGCGAACGTGCCAGACTGATCGGCGCGGAGCTCGTGGTCCGTGACAACGCCAGCAGGGGACTCACCGTCTCGGTGGCCCTCAAGATCCCCCGGAGCGCGGGCGCGAGCGGCGACTCCCCTATCCTCACGGAGCAGCGATGA
- a CDS encoding type II secretion system F family protein, producing the protein MPGRRMARGCARWTASLLLALLAVLVGAPAYAVDGGIAHVESTGDGIRILVDVPAGSRVELSGATASLDGTSLDATASSTTSGSAVKRTTVLAIDTSNSMRKQGRFEAAQQAATSYLDAVPDDVEVGIVTFDSTVDVALEPTTDRAAARAVVDGLSLQRNTLLYDGIIAATDLAGDTGQRAVLLLSDGADAGSAASIEDATAAIKDAGTRVNIVGLDLAENELTPLRTIAGAAKGEVITSTGPALAAAFAEQAEALADQVLVTAPLPSGFSARVATVEVSLPTSDGEPVVARSLATIEAASTPGTAAPLPTIADPDGGGFTAPDWLLWVGVGVFAVGLVSVALLLVPPKPAPMSIADRVTAYSTRVAGVEERAHKPQADPVLDQAKAAAAEILQRNSALNDRMTRRLGAAGSEFKPSEWLLLHVGAVVAGGVVGLLLGQGNLVVGLLFMLVGFALPPLYLRFMAGRRRRAFDAALPEVLQLLSGALSAGLSLAQAVDTVVREGPEPIASEFKRVLVEARIGVSIEDAFEGVAHRFQSKDFGWAVMAIRIQRQVGGNLAELLTTVAATMRERQYLRRHVRALSAEGRLSAVILCALPICFFLFLFLVNRPFLDPLIHDPRGWVLSGFGILWMSIGSFWMSRMVKVDA; encoded by the coding sequence ATGCCCGGGCGGCGGATGGCCCGCGGGTGCGCCCGGTGGACGGCGTCGCTGCTGCTCGCCCTCCTCGCGGTCCTGGTCGGGGCGCCGGCGTACGCCGTGGACGGGGGCATCGCCCACGTCGAGTCGACCGGCGACGGCATCCGGATCCTCGTCGACGTGCCTGCCGGCAGCCGGGTCGAGCTGTCCGGCGCGACCGCGAGCCTCGACGGCACCTCCCTGGACGCGACCGCGAGCAGCACCACGTCCGGCTCGGCGGTCAAGCGCACCACGGTGCTGGCGATCGACACCAGCAACTCGATGCGCAAGCAGGGCCGGTTCGAGGCCGCCCAGCAGGCCGCGACGAGCTACCTCGACGCGGTCCCCGACGACGTCGAGGTCGGCATCGTCACCTTCGACAGCACCGTCGACGTGGCGCTGGAGCCGACGACCGACCGAGCCGCCGCGCGCGCCGTCGTCGACGGGCTGAGCCTGCAGCGCAACACCCTGCTGTACGACGGCATCATCGCCGCCACCGACCTCGCCGGCGACACCGGACAGCGCGCCGTGCTGCTGCTCTCCGACGGCGCGGACGCGGGCTCCGCGGCGTCCATCGAGGACGCCACCGCCGCGATCAAGGACGCCGGCACCCGGGTCAACATCGTCGGACTCGACCTCGCCGAGAACGAGCTCACCCCGCTGCGCACCATCGCCGGCGCGGCCAAGGGCGAGGTGATCACCTCCACCGGACCGGCCCTGGCCGCCGCCTTCGCCGAGCAGGCCGAGGCACTGGCCGACCAGGTCCTCGTCACCGCGCCGCTCCCCTCCGGCTTCTCCGCCCGGGTCGCGACCGTCGAGGTCAGCCTGCCGACGAGCGACGGCGAGCCGGTCGTCGCGCGCAGCCTGGCCACCATCGAGGCGGCCAGCACGCCGGGCACCGCGGCCCCGCTGCCCACCATCGCCGACCCGGACGGCGGCGGGTTCACCGCCCCCGACTGGCTGCTGTGGGTCGGCGTCGGCGTGTTCGCCGTCGGCCTGGTGTCGGTGGCGCTGCTGCTGGTGCCGCCCAAGCCCGCGCCGATGAGCATCGCGGACCGGGTGACGGCGTACAGCACCCGGGTGGCGGGCGTCGAGGAGCGCGCCCACAAGCCGCAGGCCGACCCGGTGCTCGACCAGGCCAAGGCGGCCGCGGCCGAGATCCTGCAGCGCAACAGCGCCCTCAACGACCGGATGACCCGCCGGCTGGGAGCCGCCGGCAGCGAGTTCAAGCCCTCGGAGTGGCTGCTGCTGCACGTCGGCGCGGTCGTCGCGGGAGGTGTCGTCGGTCTGCTGCTCGGCCAGGGCAACCTCGTCGTCGGGCTGCTCTTCATGCTCGTCGGGTTCGCGCTCCCGCCGCTGTACCTGAGGTTCATGGCCGGTCGCCGCCGACGCGCCTTCGACGCGGCCCTGCCCGAGGTGCTGCAGCTGCTGTCGGGCGCGCTGAGCGCCGGCCTGTCCCTCGCCCAGGCGGTCGACACGGTCGTTCGCGAGGGGCCCGAGCCGATCGCCTCCGAGTTCAAGCGGGTGCTGGTCGAGGCCCGGATCGGGGTCTCCATCGAGGACGCCTTCGAGGGCGTCGCGCACCGCTTCCAGAGCAAGGACTTCGGCTGGGCCGTGATGGCGATCCGGATCCAGCGTCAGGTCGGCGGCAACCTGGCCGAGCTGCTGACGACGGTCGCGGCGACCATGCGCGAGCGGCAGTACCTGCGCCGGCACGTGCGGGCACTGTCGGCCGAGGGCCGGCTGTCCGCGGTCATCCTGTGCGCGCTGCCGATCTGCTTCTTCCTCTTCCTCTTCCTGGTGAACCGGCCCTTCCTCGACCCGCTGATCCACGACCCGCGCGGCTGGGTGCTCTCCGGGTTCGGCATCTTGTGGATGAGCATCGGGAGCTTCTGGATGTCACGCATGGTGAAGGTGGATGCCTGA
- a CDS encoding SRPBCC family protein, translating to MAEQTSSSIVVDAPAADVMAVIADFAAYPQWAKGVTVADVRSSYDAADPTQAGRAREVFFALDVSPIKDEYTLSYVWDGDRQVTWTLVEGKMLKALEGAYVLRETGGATEVTYRLALDVSIPLIGMLKRKGEKILIDTALKGLKKRVESGA from the coding sequence ATGGCCGAACAGACGTCCTCGTCGATCGTCGTCGACGCCCCTGCCGCGGATGTGATGGCCGTCATCGCCGACTTCGCGGCCTACCCGCAGTGGGCCAAGGGCGTCACCGTGGCCGACGTGCGCTCGTCCTACGACGCCGCCGACCCGACCCAGGCCGGCCGGGCCCGCGAGGTGTTCTTCGCGCTGGACGTGTCGCCGATCAAGGACGAGTACACCCTCTCCTACGTGTGGGACGGCGACCGCCAGGTCACCTGGACCCTGGTCGAGGGCAAGATGCTCAAGGCGCTGGAGGGCGCCTACGTGCTGCGCGAGACCGGCGGCGCGACCGAGGTGACCTACCGGCTGGCGCTCGACGTCTCCATCCCGCTGATCGGCATGCTCAAGCGCAAGGGCGAGAAGATCCTGATCGACACCGCGCTCAAGGGCCTGAAGAAGCGCGTCGAGTCCGGCGCCTGA
- a CDS encoding AMP-dependent synthetase/ligase, giving the protein MREYSTPQTIEIPTTGNLTDDVVRNAAEAPDAVQFSRANVDGGWDDVSCATFLAEVSAVAKGLMAAGVAPGDRVALISRTRYEWTLLDYAIWFAGAATVPIYESSSEEQIGWILSDSGARAVVCEDAGHRARVEATRATLPALEHLWTIEDGAVAALTELGTAIDDATLEARRTTAGPADLATLIYTSGTTGRPKGCMLTHDNFQTELGVAVAELERLFDAEGASTLLFLPLAHVFARIIQVGCIKSRTRLGHSADIKNLLPQLATFQPTFILAVPRVFEKVFNTASQKATADGKGKIFDRAAETAIAYSRALDGGRVPIRVRAQHALFSRLVYGKLRTALGGRCEFAVSGGAPLGDRLGHFYRGIGVTVLEGYGLTESTAALTVNLPDAQKVGTVGRPIPGTAVRIADDGELLFRGGQVFTGYWQNPAATAEAIDADGWFHTGDVGEVDDEGFVRITGRKKEILVTAGGKNVAPAVLEDRVRAAALVSQCLVVGDGQPFIAALVTIDEEAFPAWAEQHGKTGKVADLVDDEDLRAEVQAAVDEANKAVSKAESIRKFAILPADWTEEAGQVTPSLKLKRNVVMRECRDEIAALYG; this is encoded by the coding sequence GTGCGCGAGTACTCGACCCCGCAGACCATCGAGATCCCGACGACGGGCAACCTCACCGACGACGTGGTCCGCAACGCGGCGGAGGCGCCGGACGCCGTCCAGTTCAGCCGCGCGAACGTCGACGGGGGCTGGGACGACGTGTCGTGCGCCACCTTCCTCGCCGAGGTGTCGGCGGTCGCGAAGGGGCTGATGGCGGCCGGCGTCGCGCCCGGCGACCGGGTGGCCCTGATCTCGCGCACCCGCTACGAGTGGACCCTGCTCGACTACGCGATCTGGTTCGCGGGCGCGGCGACCGTGCCGATCTACGAGTCCTCCTCGGAGGAGCAGATCGGCTGGATCCTCTCCGACTCGGGCGCCCGCGCCGTCGTCTGCGAGGACGCGGGCCACCGCGCCCGGGTCGAGGCGACCCGCGCCACGCTGCCCGCGCTCGAGCACCTGTGGACCATCGAGGACGGTGCCGTCGCGGCCCTGACCGAGCTGGGGACGGCGATCGACGACGCCACCCTCGAGGCCCGGCGTACGACGGCCGGCCCGGCCGACCTCGCGACCCTGATCTACACCTCCGGCACCACCGGGCGGCCCAAGGGCTGCATGCTCACCCACGACAACTTCCAGACCGAGCTGGGCGTCGCGGTCGCCGAGCTGGAGCGGCTCTTCGACGCCGAGGGCGCCTCGACGCTGCTGTTCCTGCCGCTGGCGCACGTGTTCGCGCGGATCATCCAGGTCGGCTGCATCAAGTCCCGCACCCGCCTGGGCCACAGCGCCGACATCAAGAACCTGCTCCCCCAGCTGGCCACCTTCCAGCCGACGTTCATCCTCGCGGTCCCCCGCGTCTTCGAGAAGGTGTTCAACACCGCGTCCCAGAAGGCGACGGCCGACGGCAAGGGCAAGATCTTCGACCGCGCGGCCGAGACCGCGATCGCCTACTCCCGTGCGCTCGACGGCGGGCGGGTGCCGATCCGGGTGCGGGCCCAGCACGCCCTGTTCTCGCGGCTGGTCTACGGCAAGCTGCGCACCGCCCTCGGCGGACGCTGCGAGTTCGCGGTCTCCGGCGGGGCGCCGCTCGGCGACCGGCTCGGGCACTTCTACCGCGGGATCGGGGTCACCGTGCTCGAGGGCTACGGGCTGACCGAGTCCACCGCGGCGCTGACCGTGAACCTGCCCGACGCCCAGAAGGTCGGCACGGTCGGGCGCCCGATCCCCGGCACCGCCGTCCGGATCGCCGACGACGGCGAGCTGCTGTTCCGCGGCGGCCAGGTCTTCACCGGCTACTGGCAGAACCCGGCCGCCACGGCCGAGGCGATCGACGCCGACGGCTGGTTCCACACCGGCGACGTGGGCGAGGTCGACGACGAGGGCTTCGTGCGGATCACCGGACGCAAGAAGGAGATCCTGGTGACCGCCGGCGGCAAGAACGTCGCCCCGGCCGTCCTCGAGGACCGGGTCCGGGCGGCCGCCCTGGTCAGCCAGTGCCTGGTCGTCGGCGACGGCCAGCCGTTCATCGCGGCGCTGGTCACCATCGACGAGGAGGCCTTCCCGGCCTGGGCCGAGCAGCACGGCAAGACCGGCAAGGTGGCCGACCTGGTCGACGACGAGGACCTGCGCGCCGAGGTGCAGGCCGCGGTCGACGAGGCCAACAAGGCCGTCTCCAAGGCCGAGTCGATCCGGAAGTTCGCCATCCTGCCGGCGGACTGGACCGAGGAGGCCGGTCAGGTGACGCCGAGCCTGAAGCTGAAGCGCAATGTCGTGATGCGCGAGTGTCGCGACGAGATCGCCGCCCTCTACGGCTGA